From Prosthecobacter vanneervenii:
TTCATGAGAACCCGCAGGCCCCAGATGCGGCGGGGGCGGAAGGTCTCGCTCTCGATGCCCGGATTGGCCAGCAGACCGAGAAGGATGGCTCCGATCACCGCCGTGATGGGGATATGGGCGTGGAATTCAAAGGCTGCATGCACCAAGGTGGCTACCAGCGCTGAGATGCCACCGATGGCGAGCGCCAGCGCATTGCTGCCGAGCATGCCGGTGGTGGGAAACCTCTCCGCGGCAAACCAGCGCAGGAAGCGCAGGCCATTGAGCAGGTGCACCAGCACCGCCAGCACCACGAGGGCGAGCCCGATCCAGCCGTAGTCCGCCATCATCTGCAGGTATTCACTGTGGGCGAAGAGAGAGTCGCCGGTAAGCGCGGAGGACTCCGGGTCGCGGTGGGTGATGCCGCCTTCGTAAAACATGCGCGCGCCCACGCCCGTCCAGGGGGCGTCGGCATGCTGTGCCAGCGCCGCACGCCAGATGTGCGTACGTACGTCCGTACCCACCGGAGTGATCATCTGACGCATGAAGATCGAGTCCTCGTTCGCCTTGTAGAGAGCACTTCCTGCACCGCCGCCCACCAGCAGGAGTGCCAGCACCAGCCATTTGAAAAGCGGACGCCGGGTGCGCCAGACGATCCACAGGCTGAGCACCACAAACACCACTCCTCCTGCGGCCAGTCCCAGCAGGACCGCCCGGCTGACCGTGAGCATGACGCCCGCCAGCATGGCTAGAATGCCAAACCCCAGCAGCAGACGTGAAGCGATGTGGATGCGCGCAAAGAGCATGACCCCGGCGGAGAGGAAGGCTGCAAACGAAAGGAAGGCTGCGAGGTGGTTGGGATTGTTGAAAAAGCCGCCGATGCGCCCGGGCTGGAAGGAGCGCGAGAAGCCAGGCACCAGATGAAAGTCCCAGCGACCTCTGAAGTTCAGCCATCCTGCGGCGAGATTTCCGGCCACCAGCACCAGCAGCACACAGACGATGCCCAGGCGCCATTTGGACTGGCTCACGGCGGTGACGGTCAGCATGTAGGCGACAAAGCAGGCCAGCAGCACCGCCCCGTCTTCGCGCGCATAGATCTCCACCGGAGAAGTCCAGGCCCGCCAGCCCACGTAACCCGCCAGCGCCAGCATCGTGAGCAGGCACCAGTCACTGGGCTGAAAGCGCACCCGCAGCCTCCACTGCAGCACGGCCACGACGCCCGCCATCCCAAGCAGCAGACAGCCCGGCCAGAAGAAGAGCAGCCGTGTCTCCGTGCCGAGCAGTCCGGTCACGAAAAGACCAAGGAGGAAGAAAATGAGAGCGAGTTTCTGCATGCCAAAAGACCGCTCAAAGGCGGAAAACGCTGAAACTGAACACCGATTCTGCGGTCTTGGACACTGAAAAAAGTGTCTGAGTTGTCAGGGGCTTGTCACAGGGGCAGTAGAGCACGAATGAAAGGCGCGCAAAAATCCATCCGTGGCTTGCGCAATACCGGTTCACGCCTCTCGTCCCTGCATGCCTCCAACCGCCAGCCTGTTGATGGAAACAAAAGACGTCACTCTGGACGCCGAAGCGGTCTTTACGCGCGTGTTTCGCATGGATTTTACTCAGCCAGGTTTTGCTGTGATGGTGCTGCCAGCCGAGACGAGTTCGCATGAATTGAGGCAGCACATGGCCATCCTCAAAGCGCGTCTTTCCAAACTGCACGCCGCTCGATGGGGTGAGGGGCTCGAGTATCTATCGTTGGGACGGTTTGATCAGCAAAACACCACGCGTCTCCATCTGGATGGCGCGCCTGAGAGATCGTTTTTGATGCTTGGCTACGAGCCCACGCAAGTGCGCAGCGAGTTTCACATCGCGGATTTCACCCGCTGTGCCCATGATCTCGGGATCAGCCCCTCTGAGTTTTTGCGACTGCACAACCCGATGTTCAGCTCTGGTGCGGAACTGCTACGTCAGTATCTCGTCTCCCTATCAGACTGGCGGGAGGACAGGCCCCGAATTGTTGTCATCAACAACAGCATGGCAGCACAAGGCACGTTCGGGGCTACTCATGGCGTGCTGCATGGGGCAACAATTCTGTCTCCTGACTCTCAGGCATCCAGAGTCATCAATTCGACCATGATGGCACCTGCACGCTTTGCCACCTGCGATCCGGCGATGCACGTGCAGCAGTTTCTCGCCACGGATGAGATTTCCGGGCAGATACTCAGCTAGGGAGGATCACAGAGGCAGCGGCTGGTCCTCGCCGATGACCTTCACTTCCATCTCCAGGGTCACGCCGCGCTCCTGGAGGGCGGTTTCCTTGATCTGGGCCACGAGGTCGAGCACTTCGCGGGCGGTGGAGCCGCCTTGATTGACGATGAAGTTGGCGTGGATGTCGCTGACGATGGCCTTGCCGACGCTGCGGCCTTTGAGGGCGAGGTCGTCGATCAGTTTTCCTGCACCGCAGAGCTCGGGATTTTTGAAGGTGCAGCCGGCGCTGGCGCCCACGGGCTGGGAGGTGCGGCGCTTGTGGTGGGAGGCGGCGAGCTTGGCGTCGATTTCTTCGCGAGGGGCAGGAGTGCCCTTCAGTACGGCGGAGACGACATAACGCTCCTCAAACTCGGGCACGCTGCGGTAGTGGTGGGTGATTTCTGCGAGCGGCTTTTCCTTGATGGCGCCATCGGTGTCGATGAAGCGGACGCTGACGATCTGGTCGAAGGTTTCGCTGCCCATCGCCCCGGCGTTCATGCGGATGGCGCCGCCGAGATTTCCAGGAATGCCCTCCATCCATTCAAAGCCGCCGATACCTGCATTCCGCGCGGCGCTGGCGATCTTCTTGAGCCGTGCTCCGGCACCAGCAGTGATGAGGTCGCCGCTGGCGGTCACGTTTTCAAAGTCGCCCTTGTTATGGATGACTGCGCCGCGGATCCCGCCGTCTTTGACGAGGAGATTGGAACCGCGGCCGATGACGCGGATGGGGATGGAGGCGGAGCGCAGGTAGCGCACGACTTCGGCGAAGGATGCCTCATTGCGCGGCTCGATCCAGTACTGCGCGGGGCCGCCGATGAGCCAGGTGGTGTGGCGGTTCATCGGCTCGTAGAGGCGTGCGACACCGCCGCCGTTGGCTTCGAGGATGGCGCAGAGTTTTTCCAGCACGGGCAGGTCTCGGGCGATGCAGCGGCCGACTTCGTGCACATTGCCCGCGCCGAGGGTGATGAGGAGATCGCCGGGGCGGAGGGAGTTGCCCACTTTATCTCGTGCGATGGGCATGGTGGGCGTGCTGCCGGTCTTGGTGTGGTCGTTTTGCAGACGAACCTCTTCGAGGATGGTTTCGCCGCTGACGCCGGGGAGGGGCTTTTCACTGGCCGGATAGACGTCAGTGATAAAGAGCTCGTCCACATCACCGAAGCTGGCGCCGAACTCTTTTTTCAGAAGCTGAGTGCGGCTGTAGCGGTGCGGCTGGAAGAGGCAGACGATGCGCTTGGCATTGAGCCCCTTGGCCGTGGCCAGCGTGGCGGCGATTTCGCTGGGGTGGTGGCCGTAGTCGTCCACCACGGTGAAGCGCTCGCCGCTATGGCGGATTTCAAAACGGCGTTTGGCCCCGCGGAAGGAGCGCAGCGCGTGCTGGATGGCCTCAAAGGAGACACCACAGCGGGTGGCCAGTGCGATGGCTGCGAGCGCATTGGAGACGTTGTGCTTGCCAGGAATGCCGAGCGTGGCCGTGCCGAGCAGTTGGTCTTTCTGATAGACCGCAAACTCGGAGTGGTCCGGCTTCATCGAGAGAATATTGGCCGAGAAATCATGCTCGCGGCTCCAGCCGTAGCTGACGCCCTGTGGGCCGGCGCAGACCTCACGAGCCACGGGGTCTTCGGCGCAGTGCACCCAGAGACCGCGTGTCTGGCTGAGCACCTGACGGAAGACCGCCTTGATGGCTTCGATGCCGTCGTAAAAATCGAGATGCTCGGGCTCGATATTGAGCACGATGGCGTGCTCAGGGTGGAAATTGACCAGGGTGCCGTCGCTTTCATCGCCCTCGGCCACAAAGAGCTCGCCTTCGGTGTCCCAGTGCGCATTGGAGCCGAGGATGGGGATCTCCGCGCCGACGTAGTGGCTCGGCTTCAGACCGCCCTGGCGCAGCACATGGGCGGTGAGGGCGGAAGTGGTGGTCTTGCCATGGGTGCCGCAGACGACGACGCCTTGCTTGTTGGCCATCACGGCAGCCAGCGCCTCCGCACGGCGGATAAGCGGGATGCCCTGTTTGTAGGCGGCCTCATAGGCCACATTGCCCGGCTTGATGGCGCTGGAGTAGATGACCATGTCGCAGTCTTCCACCTCCTTTTCCGTGTGGCCGTGGAAGAACTGAAGGCCGAGTTTTTGCAGGCGCTCCGTTTCCAGGGTGGTGGCCTTGTCCGAGCCACTGACCTTGTGACCGAGGCCAAGCAGCAGCAGCGCCAGCCCGCTCATGCCCGAGCCCGCGACCCCGATGAGGTCGATGCGCATGGGGTGACGGCTTTCTTTGAGGAGGCTGAGGACGGCGTGGGTCATGATGGAGTGAGCGCGAAAGCTAGCTGTGATTGGCGAGCGGGCAAGAGATGCGGTTAATCCAACTTGATGAGATCAAGCAAAGCAGTGCCGGCTCATTCACGACCTGCGTCTTCCCGCAGCCGGGCCGGGAGGTCCATTTTCTCATGCAGCACACTGATCACTCCGAGCCGCCTCTTGGTGAGCTCGCGGAAGAAAACATAGTGATGGCGGTGGCGGAAAAAATAAACGCCCTTCAATGCCTCATCCAGGACCGGCCTCCAGCGATGTCGCTGAGCCGAGACGGTTTCGATTTCGGAAACGAGCTCGCGGACATAAGCGTCCGCCTGCTGTTCACCCCATTTTTTCTCTGTGTAATCCCATACTTCCAAGATGCGCTCCCGGGCCGCCGGATAGATTTTAGCGGGCATTGGCTTTTTTGCGTTTCCTAGCCTCTGCGATCAGATCCTCGGCATCCAGTGCCACAAACTCAGACTCGGCAGCTTCGGCACCTGCACGCAATTCATCCTTCAACCAGGCCCATTTGCGCTTCTCCTCCTGCTCATAATCACGACGAACGAGATCGCGAATGTACTCACTGGTCGAAGAGTACAGACCTGACTTGAGAACACGCTGCTGGATAAAGCTCTGAAGCTCTCCCGCAAATCTAACATTGACGCCAGCTGCCATGCGCAATGATTCTCGATGTCCTCAAGATTGTCAAATTTGTGGGACAAATTGTCGAAGTGAAATCAATGACGCAAAGCTTGAATGAGATTTTCTGTTATGAAGTAACCTTGGTCATCCTTGCGCACGACGCTTCGAATCGAGTATGACGGGCAGTCCATGCTGGATTCGGGCATTGGGTGCAGATGGGTCTCCACAGCCAGAAGGTTCGGAAAGGGACTTGCCTTGCAAAAAACGGTCGCTTGAACCGCAGTTGTCTTTCCCTTCTGCTCAAGGTCAGGGCCGGAGATCATCTGACCGCCATTCGAATAAACCACATGCACGGACAACCGGATGCCTTCTGCAGCCTTCTGCTCGATAAAAGGGGTGAGGATTTCTGTGACAATGAAAAGACGCAACGCCTTGTCCGGCATGAATCCGGGTGGTGAATCGAGAGGATGCTTCACAGAATATCTACTCACCGCTCTTCTTCCTTGCCTCCACGTAATTCGTCATGGCGTTCATGTTTTTAACGAATTCGCCGGCGTCGATCTGGTCATTTTTGAGCCAGCGGCCTTCGCTGTCGAGGGATTCGGCGGCTTTGCGGGCCTTGGAAGCAGCACCTTTGGCGCGGCTTAGCCATTCTTTGGGTGTCTGTGGTCCGGCCTGGTCGTGCTGCAGTTCTTCGCGGCTTTTGGCGAGCTTCTTTTTAAAGTCGTCGATATTGTCCTGCACCATGTCAGTGAAGGAGTAGTGCGTGGGGATGTTGCTGCTGTCGTAGGTCAGCTCGTAGGTGTCTTTGACAAAGAAGAGGGGCTTGTTGGTCTGGAGCTCGTAGAAGCGGGCATGAGTGCCGTCGGGGAGTTTGGAGCGGTCGAACCAAGCCAGAGCGGGTTGGATGGGTTTGAGGTATTTGTCATCGCCCGTGAGCACCCAGAGCTGATGTAGCACCTCCATGGCGCCGAGGCTTTCGTAGCCGGTGACGGATGGGGGCTCAAATTTCCGGGCCCAAACCGGATGCATGTCGAAGTCGTACTGCTGCGCCCAGACCGGCTGAGGTTCGGGCATTTGAGCCAGGAGGAAGAACTCGCCGAGTTTTTTCAGGGAGGCGAGGTAGCGCTCGTCCTTCTCCAGCTCGTAGGCGCGGAACAGCACCTTGGCCACCTGCTGCAGGTTGTCGTCGTTCAGCGTGTAGAAGCCGCTGTATTTCACTGCTGGAAAGGTGCGGCTCCAGGTTTCGGGATAGCTTGCTTTGAGCACTGGCGCCTTTGGATCGGCCGGGCCGGAGAACTGCTGGGGCCAGGCACCGATGGGGGCCTGGGCGGCAAGCAGGGCATCGAAGGCAAATTTGAGGCAGTGTTTCAGCTCCACGTCGTCCTTGCAGGCGGGTTCGTGCGCCATCTCCAGCAGGAAGAGCATGGCGGACTGCGTCTTGTTATCATCGAGCGTGGTGGAGTTGCGGCGCTTGCCGGGCTCCTTGTCGCCGGCGTCGAGATCGCTGCGCAGGTAATATTTTTTGATCTTCTCAGGATCGAAATCGAAGTCGCTGTCCCAGCCGCCAGAGGCCAGCTGGCACTTGATCAGAGACTTGGCTGCGTCTTTGGCGGCGGTCAGGAAGACTTCGTCTCCAGTGGCTTGGTAGGCTTTCAGGATGGCCAACCCCATGGTGGTGGTGCCGTGCGGCTGGATGGAAATGATGGTGGGAGATTTGGCATGCTCCACCTCGCCGATCTTGCCCTCCTTGTCCCAGGATGAGGCGTAACCACCTTCACGGGCCAAATGCGTATGCACGTAGGTGACAGCCTTTTTCATGGCTGCGGTGATGACAGCGGGATCGGGCTGATCCGCTGAAAAAGCGAACGGCGTAGCAAGGGCAAGAAAGAGGAGCGTGCGCATGGCTGGGAGGCCATGCAAACGTCGGCTTCAGCTCCAGTCCTTCAGTCTTTCCGGGAAGGGGCATCCGGCGCAGGCGGAGTCATCCTCCAGACAGAAGTCCTCGTAAATCTGCAGAAGGCCCTGCTGATGGTGCAGCTTTTGGGTAAAGTCGCTGCCACGGGTGCCCTCCTCGCCAAAAAGGCGGTGCACAGCCAGGCGCACCTTCTGATTGTCCAGCAGCGCGGGGAGTTCGAGGTACTCGGCCCAGAGGCGCGTGCGCTCAGGGACGAGCAGCGGGTAGGCCACATTGGCCAGCATCTCCTGAACTCGGGTCTCCCCGATCAGCGCCACTGGTTTGGCCGCTTCCTCAGAAAGCAGTGTGTAGTGGGTGGTCCAGAATTCATGCTTCAGCCCCAGCAAGGACTCCCGCCAGGCAGCCTGACTCCAGCGTGTGGCATCGGCCAGCGGGGTGATGATGGCTGACCAGGAACGCAGCAGCGCGGCCAGTGCGCCGAGGCGGCGCTGTGGGTGGTTGCCGGGGCGGATGGCGTTGAGCTTCCAGCGCAGGAGCTGGCGGCCATCCAGCCAGCGCTCTGCGCCGCTGCGGAGCTTCCACCACTCGCTCCAGAGCTGGCGCAGGTAGGAGCGTGTGGCGGGCTCGGTGTCGTCACTGCGCACGCTTTCCAGAAAGCCGGAGACGCCAAAGAGCCAGGCCTCCCGCTGCACAGCATCGAGCTGGAGGATCTTCTTCAAAGGCAGCCGCTGCGAGAGGATGGCAAAAGGCTGCTGATTGTTGCGGTAGCCGAGTGCCTGCGCCAGGGCCTGATAGACCGCCTGCTCCCGCCCCTGAGCAGCTACGCTGCGGTGCAGGCGCTTCGATTTGATCTCCAGCCGGTGCTGTGCGGCGGCCTCGATGATGGACTGCACACGCGCCGGTTCCATTTCACGCAGAGGCAGGGCGCAGCGGCCCAGCCGCGCCGGAGCCTGATGGCGTCTGGGCTTGAGCCCCTCTGGCAGCATGGTGGCGCTGAGCAGCAGCTGCGGCACCTCCTGGTGGGCGCTGGTGCGGGTATAGAAGCGCTCCTCTGGCGCGTGGAGAAAGAGGTGCAGCACCACGCGGTTGAAGTTCTCGTTGGCGCCGTGGGCGTGCCGCTCCCAGTCACGGGCATCGGGGTCAAGCTCGATGTCTCCGCGCGTGGTTTGACCATCGATGGCGATGGCACAGCCGGTGAAGTCGGGTCCTGCGCCGGAATTCCACACGCCGAAATCTGCGATGCGCAAAGGCCGCCCGTCGGTGGTGGTGAACTCACTGCCGAAGGCTCCGGAGAACCACAGGCTCTGCAGCTCCATTTCGGTCATCGGCTCGGCAAAACCGGGTAAAGTCTCAGCTACGCCGGTGAACACGGATTCGCGGAAACGGGCGTAGCGGTCGGCGAGCGGGAGCGGCGTCATGAGGGGTTTCCTATCAAGGATGGTCCCGCACGGAATGCCACCGGATTTGTGCAAGCGCGTGTCTCTGTGAGCAAGATGAAGGTGAATCCACATGTGTCCTGAGCGTCTATGCGGACATGCGGCCAGGCTTGTCTTTCGAACTTCAGCCGCCGTCTCATAGGGGCGCCGCCTATCGCTCCGTAGCTTCCTCGGCGTCGTCCTTCTGGAATGTGCAAAGTCGCTGTAACATGAGAATATTGGCTTTCGTCATAAAGAAACCGCAGGAACGTCTCATCGCGTTAACTCAAGAGGAGTCGTCTTCTGAGGCATTCAACCGCCATACCCAACCCAAACCTAAGTCATGAAAACGACACTCATGGTTGCCGCATTACTGGCCTCAATGTCCATGGCCCAAGCTGGACCACCTATCACTCCGGCCAAGATCAAGAAGCCGCTGCACCTCAGCCAGGTGAAGAGCATCTTCCGACAGCCCGAGCCTGCCGTGCCTGCTGCACCTGTGACAACTGTTCAAAAAGACGGCGCAACTACTGCGGCAGGCGCTGTGAGCACCACCGAACCCGCCCCACAGCCGGTGAGCAAAAAGGTGCATCTCAACACGTTTCTCAATCATCCGTCATCGGCTCCAGGTCCGAAATAAGGGGCTTCGTGGCTGGCAGTCCGTCTCTACAAGAACGGCGGACTGCTATTGCTAGTGGCTGGTTTGAAGATCCAGAATCCCAATCCGCCACGGGATGCTGCCATATTTTTTCGCCTTGTAGCCTTCGGCATCGACTCCCTGGAAAACGAAGCGGAGGTGGGCGGGATCGACTTCGAGGGTTTCGTCGTTGCTGCTGCGGATGAGTTCGCCGTGGCTGATGCTGGTGGTCCAGGGTTCTTTTTGAGTGACGTTGGCGGTGGAGGCGAAGGGGTGGTCGCGGGTGGCGGCAAGAGGTTTCCAGGGGCCTTCGAGTTTGTCTGCCAGCCAGGCTTTGTAGTAGCGGTGCCCGGGCCCCAGAGCCTCGATGATGGTGAGGTATTGGTCGTGGTCTTTGAGCTTGTAGGTATGCGAGGCTTCGAAGAGTTCTTCCTTGGTATCTTTGAGCAGCAGTTCGGGTTTGGACCAGCCGAGAGGAAAGCTGGCCTTGGAGGTTTCGCGCCGCCAGAAATGGCCGTCGTCGCTGGTGTAGAAGAGATGGGCCTTGGTGGCGTCGCAGATGACCCAGAAGTCGATCCATTTAATTTTGTCTCCCCCTTCGGGCAGCGCATCGATCATGGGCTTCGGCTTGGTCCAGGATGCCGGATCGTCCAAGGTAGCTGTGGTGGAAAAATACGGTGCCAT
This genomic window contains:
- a CDS encoding O-antigen ligase family protein, with product MQKLALIFFLLGLFVTGLLGTETRLLFFWPGCLLLGMAGVVAVLQWRLRVRFQPSDWCLLTMLALAGYVGWRAWTSPVEIYAREDGAVLLACFVAYMLTVTAVSQSKWRLGIVCVLLVLVAGNLAAGWLNFRGRWDFHLVPGFSRSFQPGRIGGFFNNPNHLAAFLSFAAFLSAGVMLFARIHIASRLLLGFGILAMLAGVMLTVSRAVLLGLAAGGVVFVVLSLWIVWRTRRPLFKWLVLALLLVGGGAGSALYKANEDSIFMRQMITPVGTDVRTHIWRAALAQHADAPWTGVGARMFYEGGITHRDPESSALTGDSLFAHSEYLQMMADYGWIGLALVVLAVLVHLLNGLRFLRWFAAERFPTTGMLGSNALALAIGGISALVATLVHAAFEFHAHIPITAVIGAILLGLLANPGIESETFRPRRIWGLRVLMKVALLVAAAALVGGAVAFGTADAYAACARLQNSRGETTKALRNFEHATTMDPRNAVLAYQHGIALMDSIRQDMMKDTYLRTVDASLKELTRATALNPYNYLYHLALADAQDAAGKHDAALQSVQRALALAPLYEEPRLALGMHYHRLRQFGQAESAYLWAGQARVLNPEGTINWRDNYRELLRQTALEAEKERAARRLQQQGR
- the murC gene encoding UDP-N-acetylmuramate--L-alanine ligase, whose translation is MTHAVLSLLKESRHPMRIDLIGVAGSGMSGLALLLLGLGHKVSGSDKATTLETERLQKLGLQFFHGHTEKEVEDCDMVIYSSAIKPGNVAYEAAYKQGIPLIRRAEALAAVMANKQGVVVCGTHGKTTTSALTAHVLRQGGLKPSHYVGAEIPILGSNAHWDTEGELFVAEGDESDGTLVNFHPEHAIVLNIEPEHLDFYDGIEAIKAVFRQVLSQTRGLWVHCAEDPVAREVCAGPQGVSYGWSREHDFSANILSMKPDHSEFAVYQKDQLLGTATLGIPGKHNVSNALAAIALATRCGVSFEAIQHALRSFRGAKRRFEIRHSGERFTVVDDYGHHPSEIAATLATAKGLNAKRIVCLFQPHRYSRTQLLKKEFGASFGDVDELFITDVYPASEKPLPGVSGETILEEVRLQNDHTKTGSTPTMPIARDKVGNSLRPGDLLITLGAGNVHEVGRCIARDLPVLEKLCAILEANGGGVARLYEPMNRHTTWLIGGPAQYWIEPRNEASFAEVVRYLRSASIPIRVIGRGSNLLVKDGGIRGAVIHNKGDFENVTASGDLITAGAGARLKKIASAARNAGIGGFEWMEGIPGNLGGAIRMNAGAMGSETFDQIVSVRFIDTDGAIKEKPLAEITHHYRSVPEFEERYVVSAVLKGTPAPREEIDAKLAASHHKRRTSQPVGASAGCTFKNPELCGAGKLIDDLALKGRSVGKAIVSDIHANFIVNQGGSTAREVLDLVAQIKETALQERGVTLEMEVKVIGEDQPLPL
- a CDS encoding type II toxin-antitoxin system RelE/ParE family toxin, with protein sequence MPAKIYPAARERILEVWDYTEKKWGEQQADAYVRELVSEIETVSAQRHRWRPVLDEALKGVYFFRHRHHYVFFRELTKRRLGVISVLHEKMDLPARLREDAGRE
- a CDS encoding type II toxin-antitoxin system ParD family antitoxin; the protein is MAAGVNVRFAGELQSFIQQRVLKSGLYSSTSEYIRDLVRRDYEQEEKRKWAWLKDELRAGAEAAESEFVALDAEDLIAEARKRKKANAR
- a CDS encoding pectate lyase, with the translated sequence MRTLLFLALATPFAFSADQPDPAVITAAMKKAVTYVHTHLAREGGYASSWDKEGKIGEVEHAKSPTIISIQPHGTTTMGLAILKAYQATGDEVFLTAAKDAAKSLIKCQLASGGWDSDFDFDPEKIKKYYLRSDLDAGDKEPGKRRNSTTLDDNKTQSAMLFLLEMAHEPACKDDVELKHCLKFAFDALLAAQAPIGAWPQQFSGPADPKAPVLKASYPETWSRTFPAVKYSGFYTLNDDNLQQVAKVLFRAYELEKDERYLASLKKLGEFFLLAQMPEPQPVWAQQYDFDMHPVWARKFEPPSVTGYESLGAMEVLHQLWVLTGDDKYLKPIQPALAWFDRSKLPDGTHARFYELQTNKPLFFVKDTYELTYDSSNIPTHYSFTDMVQDNIDDFKKKLAKSREELQHDQAGPQTPKEWLSRAKGAASKARKAAESLDSEGRWLKNDQIDAGEFVKNMNAMTNYVEARKKSGE
- a CDS encoding DUF2851 family protein translates to MTPLPLADRYARFRESVFTGVAETLPGFAEPMTEMELQSLWFSGAFGSEFTTTDGRPLRIADFGVWNSGAGPDFTGCAIAIDGQTTRGDIELDPDARDWERHAHGANENFNRVVLHLFLHAPEERFYTRTSAHQEVPQLLLSATMLPEGLKPRRHQAPARLGRCALPLREMEPARVQSIIEAAAQHRLEIKSKRLHRSVAAQGREQAVYQALAQALGYRNNQQPFAILSQRLPLKKILQLDAVQREAWLFGVSGFLESVRSDDTEPATRSYLRQLWSEWWKLRSGAERWLDGRQLLRWKLNAIRPGNHPQRRLGALAALLRSWSAIITPLADATRWSQAAWRESLLGLKHEFWTTHYTLLSEEAAKPVALIGETRVQEMLANVAYPLLVPERTRLWAEYLELPALLDNQKVRLAVHRLFGEEGTRGSDFTQKLHHQQGLLQIYEDFCLEDDSACAGCPFPERLKDWS
- a CDS encoding non-reducing end alpha-L-arabinofuranosidase family hydrolase, with translation MKLHSLIALCLVSALHATDPSWLSTGEFHWLSTPALIGPATDETDPDVALKDPSMVFHEGKWHLFATHRRASGKVDMQYLSFTDWKDAGKATRHTLDFHDQYHCAPQVFFYTPHQKWYLIYQLVDERRGPKMAPYFSTTATLDDPASWTKPKPMIDALPEGGDKIKWIDFWVICDATKAHLFYTSDDGHFWRRETSKASFPLGWSKPELLLKDTKEELFEASHTYKLKDHDQYLTIIEALGPGHRYYKAWLADKLEGPWKPLAATRDHPFASTANVTQKEPWTTSISHGELIRSSNDETLEVDPAHLRFVFQGVDAEGYKAKKYGSIPWRIGILDLQTSH